The window TGCTCCCGGGCGACTTGGTCTGCTGGGAAGGCCACGTCGCGATGTACATCGGCAACGGGCAGATCTGCGAGGCGGGCGACCCGGTCCAGGTCGGGCCGCTGCGCACGACCAACTCCGGGATGCCGTTCGTCGGGTTCTACAGGCCTACGGGCTGATATTCGGGTTAAAACAGACTGACGCTCTAGGATTGGAAGAGTGGAGATCGACATCGATCATGAACTCGACACGGTGGTCCGCCGCGTCGAGCAGACCGAGCAGCGCGCGCAGCGGATCGGCCCGGTCACCGGGCAGGCCGCCAGCGGCGACGGCGCGATCACCGTGGAGGTCCGGCCGGGCGGCCTGCTGTCCGAGGTCAAGCTGACGCCCGCGGCACTGTCGAGCGGGTCGGACGCCCTGGCCGCGCAGATCATGGCCCTGGCCGAGCGGGCGACCCGGCGCGCGGGCGCGAACATGCACGCCGCGCTCGCCCCGGTGCTGGGCCCCGAGGGTGAGAAACACCTGACGTCCCTGGGCTACGAGCCCGACGACGAGGACGACGACGAGGCCTTCGACACCCCGCTCGGGCACCAGCAGCGGCGGCGGGTCCGATGACCGAGCGGGAGCCGATCCGGCGCAGCACCAAGCAGCTGATCGAGGACGGGCGCGCCCGCCAGGAGGCGATGGCGAACATCGACACCGTCCTGGCGGGGGTCCGCGGCACCGCGTACGACAACCACCAGAGCGTCCGGGTCACCGTCGACGGCCGCGGCAAGCTGCTGGAGCTGTGGCTGCGCCAGGACGCCGTGCGCTGGGGCGCCGACCAGCTCGGCAGGCTGATCGTGATGGTCGCGCAGGCCGCGATGGACCAGGCGACCCAGGCCGGCTACAACAAGCTGGGCCCCATTCTGGGCGACAACATGACCTACGCCATCGAGTTGATCTCCGGCCGCTCCGCGCCCGCGCGAAACCCGCAGGCCAGGGGCATCACCGCCGAGGAATTCCAACGCAGGCGCGACGAACGGATGGCCAACGGCCCCACGAAGGCCGAACCGGTGGAGGACGACGGGTTCGACCCGGACGACCCGCTGTCCTTCGACCTGTCATCCCTACGTTCGGATCGTTGATCCGACCCCGTAGGCTGCCCGACGCACCCCGAACGTACGCCGATGGCTGCGCGACCAGGAGGACCTCCAATGGCCCAGGACATCGTCCCGATCGAGCTCGGGCTGCCGCAGGGTGACGTCGTCACGCTGTGGGCGCCGCGCTGGCGGGAAGACGGTGAGGAGTGGGAGGCGTTCCTCGGGCACGAGGACGACCTCTACGGCTTCCCCGACGCCGCCCACCTCGCGGCCTTCGTCCGCACCACCGAAGAGCACGACCTGTCCGACCACCCGGCCTGGCACCTGGTGCCCGCGCTGTCGGTGGCCGAGCTGATGCCCGACGACGCGCACCAGTACGACCTGGTGGGCGTGCCGGAGCTGGTCGCCGACGAGCCCGACACGTGGGTGATCAGCGAGCTCGCCGACATCGTCGCGATCGTGCGCTCGCTCGCCGACGTGTGCGAGCTCGACGAGGTGCACGAGGTCCTCAACTCCGCCGACGGGTTCTCGGTGCTCGACCAGGGCACCTTCCCGTTCACCGGCCGCGACGGCGAGCGCCTCTGGACCGACCTGGCCGAGACGATCGCCGAGCGCTGGGACGAGGTCCTCGACGCGCTCGACTCGGTCGTCACCGCGCCGGAGGTCGACGAGACCGCGCTGGAGAAGAGCGCCGAGGAACTGGTCGCGTTCCACGCCGAGGCCGCTGAGGCCGCCGCCGAGGACGACGACCTCGAGCCGGTCGACGCCGAAGCCGACGATGACGCTGTCGAGGCCGCCGAGGAAGAGGCTCCCCCGACGTTCTGGTCCGAGGTCGGCATCGACCCGATCAAGATCATCACCGACGGGTCCGAGTACTACACGCTGCGCTGCTACCTCGACGACGAGCCGATCTTCCTGGGCTCCGACGGCAAGATCGACGTGGCGACGTCGGCGCGCGGGCTGGCCAAGTTCCTGGCGAACGGCGACCACTCGGAGAACGACATCGCCGAGGTGTCCACGTGGGACGCGGTGGCCGCGAAGGCGACCGACGGCAGCCTCGACCTGGAGGTCGAGACCGACAACACCTACGTGCTGCAGGGCCTGGGCGACGACCTCGCCGAGGGCGTCGACGCGGTCGACCCGGTCCAGCTCGACCTCGCGGTGGAGCTGCTCACCGACACCGCCGACTGGGCGGGCGACGAGTCGGTCGGCGAGGCGCTCAACCAGTCCGAGAGCCTCGGCTGGCTGGTCAGCTTCATCCTGGCCCCGGACCCGACCCGGATGGCGCCGAGCGCGCCGTTCGACAAGGAGTCGGCGACCTGGAACAAGCTGGTCCAGGACTTCGAGGACCGCCTGCGTACGCACTAAGCACTGACCTGACGATGGCCCCGGCTCCCTGTGAGCCGGGGCCATCTTCGTCTCAGTGCCCCATGAGCTTCGCGTAACCGGGCTTGATCACGTCGTTGATGATGGCCAGCCGCTCCTCGAACCCGATGAACGCGGACTTCATCGCGTTGATGGTGAACCACTGCAGGTCGGACCAGCCGTAGTCGAACGCCTCGACCAGGGCCGCCATCTCGCTCGACATCGAGCAGCCACTCATCAGCCTGTTGTCTGTATTGACCGTGACGCGGAAGCGAAGCGAGGTCAGCAGGCCGATCGGGTGCTCGCCGATGGAGGTCGCCGCACCGGTCTGCAGGTTGGACGACGGGCACATCTCCAGCGGGATCCGGCGATCGCGCACATAGGACGCCAGCCGTCCAAGGTGGACGGACCCGTCGGCGGAGACCTTGATGTCGTCGACGATCCGCACGCCGTGCCCGAGCCGCTCGGCGCCGCAGTGCTGGATGGCCTCCCAAATGGACGGAAGGCCGAACGCCTCACCGGCGTGGATGGTGAAGTGCGCGTTCTGCTGGCGCAGGTACTCGAAGGCGTCGAGGTTTCGGGTGGGCGGGAAGCCCGCCTCCGGGCCGGCGATATCGAACCCGACGACACCGGCGTCGCGGTAGCGCACGGCCAGTTCGGCGATCTCCAGCGAGCGCGCGTTCTGCCGCATCGCGCACAGCAGCGTCCCGATGCGGATCGTGCGGCCCGCGGCGGCGGCCCGGCGCTCGCCCTCGCGGAACCCCGCCTGCACGGCCTCCACGATCGCGTCGAGTTCCATGCCGCGCTCGGTGAACAACTCCGGGGCGTAACGGACTTCGGCGTAGACGACGCCGTCGGCGGCGAGGTCCTCCGCACATTCGGCTGCCACCCGGACGAGTGCCGCTTCGTCCTGCATGACACCGCACGTGTGCGCGAACGTCTCCAGGTAGCGGACGAGCGATCCGGAGTCGGCCGCGTCGCGGAACCAGGTGCCGAGTGCGTCGACGTCGGTGGCCGGAAGATCGGAATAGCCGTTGGCCTCGGCAAGATCAATAACCGTGCCCGGCCGCAGGCCGCCGTCGAGGTGGTCGTGCAGCAGGACCTTGGGGGCGGTGACTATGGCCTCCGGGGTCACCGGAGTTTCGACATGCTTCGACATGCAGACACGGTACTCACAATGTGGGCTCACCCGATCGGGTAGCCACGCGGTCACGTATGGTTCGGCCCGGTCGCGAATCAAGCAACGCGGCTGTACGCCGAACGGTCCAATCGTCCGTGTCTGGACCGACGAACTAGCAACGGGTGGTGTATGGACGCCTTTTGGGACTGGCTAGGCTCCCCACAGTCGTCTGCATCTCCCCTCCCCAGGACGAAGGTCACCTCCGTGAACGAGAGCACGAACCCCACGGTGTCGTTCGACCGGATGCGCAACATGCTCACGCGCGCGGCCGAGATCCGTGAGAGCGAACAGCAGCAGATCTTCGACGCCCTGGATGAGATCCATGCCAGGCTGTCGCCGCTGGAATCCATCGGGTCGGTGCGCAAGCGCCTGTCCGAGATGCCGGACCGCACCGAGGTCGCGGTGCTGGCCGACCGGCTGGACGCGGCGATGTCGAAGCTGGAGTCTCAGGACAACGCGATCGCGGCCATCGCCCGCGCGGTCGACAGCATCGTCGACAAGCTCGCCACCCCGTTCGCGCAGCTCGACGGCCGTCTCGACGGCATGTCCGGGCGGTTCGAGGGTGTCGCGGGCCGGATGGATGGGCTGGAGGACAAGCTCTCCAACATCCACCGCCGCATCGACGAACTCGACCACCACCTGGACAAGCAGGACGGCAAGATCGACCAGGTCCCGTCCCTGGCGAGCACCCCGGTCCGCGAGCGCATCGAGCTCATGGAGACCGCGCTGCGCGGCCGCCTCGACGAGGTCGACGAGGGCGTGCACGAGCACCTCGACGGCACCAAGGACATCCTCGCGCGGACCGTCGCCGAGACGTCCGACGTGGTGCAGACGAAGATCACCGCTTCGACCGACGCGGTCCAGGGCAAGCTCGCGGAGACCGCGACGGCGCTGACCGGCAAGGTCACCGAAACCTCCCAGTCGCTGCACGGCAAGCTGGCGGACGCCTCCTCGTCGCTGCACGGGAAGTTGGCCGAGGCTTCCACCTCGATTCAGGGCAAGGTCACCGAGTCGACCGACGCCGTCCAGGGCAAGCTGGCCGAGTCCACCGACTCGCTGCAGACCGCGCTGCTGGAGACGTCCTCGTCGCTCGAGGGCAAGCTGGTCGAGACGTCGGCGTCGCTGCAGGCGCAGCTCGCCGAGACGTCCACCTCGCTGCACGACAAGGTCACCGAGTCCTCTTCGTCGGTGATCGGCAAGGTCGCGGAGAGCTCGGCGTCGGTCGAGGGCAAGGTCGCGGAGTCGGCGCAGGCCATCGAAGGCAAGGTCACGGAGACCTCTTCGTCGGTGATCGACAAGGTCGCGGAGTCCGCGACCGCGCTGCAGGGCAAGCTGGCGGCGTCCACCGAGGCGCTGCACGGCCGCTTCACCGAGACCTCGGACTCGCTGCACGGCAAGCTCGACACCAGCGTCCAGCAGCTCGACAACACCCGCCTCGAACTGGGCACCTCCCTCGGCGAGTCCCGCGACGCGGTCGCGCTCAAGCTTGAGGAGGCCACCGTGGCCCTGCAGGAAGCGCTGCGGGAGACCAAGGAGACCGTGGACGCCAGCGACCGCCTGGAGGCGCTCGCGCAGCGCCTGGAGAAGGCCTTGGCGAACCTCGACGACATGGCGACCCGCCTGGACACCGTCGAGGACGGCTTCACGGCCCGCCTCAACGAGCTGCGTGGGTCGATCCAGCAGAGCCTGACCAAGGTCGAGGGCACGCTGTCGAACCAGCCGGACAACACGTCGGTCGAGTCGATGATGAAGAAGACCAACGAGGAGTCGGTCCGCCGCATCGGCGGCCACCTGGACGAGGCCATGGCCACGTTCGCCGAGCTGATGATGGGCGGCGGCACCCCCAGCCCGCCCCCGCCCACCGCGCTGCCGCGCCAGGGAAACCGCCGCCGTACCAACGGCAAGGGCCCGAAGTCGGCCGACAAGGTGCGTGACGACAACTCGGAGGACACCGACATCGCCGCGGGCGCCTAGGTTCCTACACACGACAAGGCCCACCTCGTGAGAGGTGGGCCTTGTTCGTTTCACACCGCGCTCAGGTCACCAGTCGCACAACCCTTATGCCCGCTTCGCGGCACCTGGAACGCGCGTAAGCGTGGAAAGGCCGAGGGGTAGTGCCGGGCAGGCGGTTGCTCACGTCCCATCGGGCGATGGCCGCCGAAGCGGGCGCCGACGCAACTCCGCTGGCGGGGAGCAGCCCATGATGGGCTCCCATTGCACGTCCGCACCGGGACCCCCGAATGACCCCCGGTCGCCGGGACCGGGGGCGCACGAGTCAGGCTGCGACCGGTTCCGCCTTCTTCGCCGGTGCGGGCACGTGCCGCAGCGTGCGGTAGGCGAAGGCGGCGGTCAGGGCGACCACCACGGCACCGAACATCGCCGTGATCGTGAAGCCCTCGGTGAAGGCGATGCGGGCCGCCGTGATCACCGTCGGATCGCCCGACGCGACCGCTCCGCCGAGGGTTTCCTGGGCGATCCGGGCGAGGTCCGCGGGCAGCGAGCCCACCCGCCCGGCCATGTCGGCGTGATAGATCGCCGCGCCGACGCTGCCGAGGATGGCCATGCCGAGGGCGGCGCCGAGTTCGCTGCCGGTTTCCGATACCGCCGATGCGGCACCGGCTTGTTCGGCGGGGGCCGCGGTGAGGATCAGGTCGGCCAGCAGGGACACCGTCATCAGGACGCCGCCCGCGACCAGGCCTGAGCCGACCAAGACGAGCCACAGCGGTGAGTCCGCCCGGACCTGGGTGAGCACTACGAACGCCGAGGCGAGCACGACGAGGCCGGAGGTGACCAGCTTCGACACGTGCACCTTGTTGGCGAGCATCCCGGAGATGGTCATGCACACCATCACCCCGGGCATCACCGCGAGCGACCACAGCGCCGCCTTGATCGGGCTCATGCCGAGCACCAGCTGCAGGTACTGGTTGGTGAACAAGGTGATCCCGATGAAGCAGAACATGCTCACCACGCTGACCGTGACCGCCGCGCTGAAGGTCCGGTTCGCGAACAGGGCCAGGTCGACCAGCGGGTTCGCCGTGGTGCGCTGCCGGTGGATGAACACGGCGCCGAGTGCCAAGCCGAGGATGAGCGCCGCGACCGAGTCGAGAGCGAGGCCGTCGACGGCGAGCTGCTTGATCCCGTAGATCACCGCGATCATCGCCACGAGGGACATGCCCGCGCCCGCCAGGTCGAAGCGACCGGACTCCGGGGCGCGGAACTCCGGGAGCAGCAGCGGGCCCACGACCAGCAGCAGCGCCATCGCCGGGACGTTGATCAGGAACGCCGAGCCCCACCAGAAGTGGTCGAGCAGGAAGCCGCCGACGATGGGGCCGATGGTCGCGCCCAGGGTCAGGCCTGCGGTCCAGACCGCGATCGCGGTCTTGCGCTGCGCGGCGTCATGGAACATGTTGCGGATCAGGGCCAGGGTGGACGGCATGAGCGTCGCGCCCGCCAGGCCGAGGAGGCCGCGGGTGAGGATCAGCAGTTCCGCGGAGTTCGAGTAGGCCGCCGCCACCGACGCCACGCCGAAGGCCGCCGCGCCGATCAGCAGGAGTTTGCGGCGGCCGATCCGGTCACCGACCGCGCCCATGGTGATCAGCAGGCCGGCGAGGACGAAGCCGTAGGCGTCCATGATCCAGAGCTGCTGGGTGGCCGTCGGTCCGAGGTCGGCGCTGATGAAGGGCAGGGCGAAGAACAGGACGCTGACGTCCATCGAGACCAGCAGGCACGGCAGGACGAGCACCGCGAGCCCGATCCATTCCTTGCGTCCGGCGACGAGATTGTCGTTCATTGGGCATCCCCCTCTAACTGCGTATGTCATACGCGCTTCTGCGTAAGTTATACGCAGAACTAGGATGTGGAGTCAACCCGGACCGGAAAGCGGAGGACATGGCGGAGCAGACGAGCACCGGCTTGCCCCGGAGCATCGAGGCGGCATGGGGGCTGGGCGAGCGGCCCAGCCGCGGCCCCAAGCCCGGCCTGACCCTGGGCCGCATCGTCGCGGCGGCGATCACGGTCGCGGACACCGAGGGCCTAGACGCGCTGTCGATGAGCCGGGTCGCGAAAGAGCTCGGCTCCAGCGCGATGTCGCTGTACCGCTACGTGACGGCGAAGGACGAGCTGCTGACCCTGATGGTCGACGCGGGCTACGGCCCCCCGCCCGAACCGTCGCCCGACGACTGGCGCGCGGGATTGACGAACTGGGCGCGGGCGGAGTTCCTGGCGCTGATCACCCGCCCCTGGCTGGTCCAGGTGCCGATCGCCGGCCCGCCCGTGACGCCGAACCAGCTCGGCTGGCTGGAGAGCGGGCTGAAGTCACTGTCCCGCACCGGGTTGGACGCGGCCGAGAAGATGTCGGCGATCCTGCTGGTGACCGGCTACTCCCGCAACGCCGCGACGCTCGCGATCCAGGTCGTCGCGCCGCCCGGCGAGCAGATCATGCCCGACTACGCCGCCGTCATCCGCAAACTGATCGACCCGAACACCTTCCCCGAGCTGACCGCTGTCGTGGACTCAGGCATCTTCGACGCCGACGACGACCACTCCGCCGAGTTCGACTTCGGGCTCGACCGCATCCTCGACGGCGTCGCCGCGCTGCTCCCTAAGGGCGCAGCGTCTCGAGAATGAGCGGCCCGATCTCCGGGGCGGTGTCGCCGATCTCGTACGAACCCACCAAAGTGGACAGTGCGGCGTCGACGGCCTCCGGCGTGTCGGTTCGCAGTTCCAGCACCGGATCCCCGGCACGCACCGACTCGCCCGGCTTGGCGTGGCAGAGGATTCCCGCCGCGGCCTGCACCGGGTCCTCCTTGCGGGCCCGGCCCGCGCCCAGCCGCCAGGCGGCGACACCCACTGCGTAGGCGTCGAGCTTGGTGACGACTCCATCGCGGTCGGCCTTGATCACGTGCACGTGCTTCGGCTCGGGCAGCGGCGCCTCCGGGTCACCGCCCTGGGCCCGGATCATCCGCGCCCACGTCTCGTATGCCTCGCCGGACGCCAGCATCCGCCCGGGGTCCACATCGGACAGACCGGCGAGGTCGAGCATCTCGCGCGCCAGCGCCAGAGTCAGCTCGACGACATCCGCCGGACCATCACCCCGCAGGACCTCGATCGACTCGGCTACCTCCACGGCGTTGCCCACCGCGCGACCAAGCGGAATGGACATGTCGGTGATCAGCGCCGAGATCTTCAAGCCCCGCGACACCCCGATGCCCACCAACGCCTTCGCCAGCGCGCGGGCGTCGTCGGCGGTCTTCATGAAGGCCCCGGAGCCGAACTTGACGTCGAGGACCAGCGCGTCGGCGCCCTCGGCGATCTTCTTGCTCATGATCGAGCTGGCGATCAGCGGGATCGACTCCACCGTGCCGGTGACGTCGCGCAGGGCGTAGAGCTTGCGGTCGGCGGGGGCGAGGCCCTCGGTGGCCGCGCAGACCACGGCGCCGACGTCGCGGAGCTGGGCGAGGATCTCCTCGGTGGTGAGGCGCGCGCGCCAGCCGGGGATGGATTCGAGCTTGTCGAGGGTGCCGCCGGTGTGGCCGAGGCCGCGGCCGGACAGCTGCGGGACGGCCGCCCCGCAGGCCGCGACCAGCGGCGCCAGCGGGAGCGTGATCTTGTCGCCGACCCCGCCGGTGGAGTGCTTGTCGACGGTCGGGCGGTCGCTGTGCAGGGTCAGCGTCTCCCCCGAGTCGACCATCGCCGCGGTCCAGCGGGCGGTCTCGTCGGTGTCCATGCCGTTGAGGAAAACGGCCATGGCCAGGGCGGACATCTGCTCGTCGGCGACCGCGCCACGGGTGTAGGCGTCGATCACCCAGTCGATCTGGTCGTCGCTGAGCCGGGCGCCGTCGCGCTTGGCCCGGATGACGTCGACCGCACTGAACCGTTCCACCGACATGCCTCCACAGTCTCGATACTTCGTCAACCGTATCCTCGGCCACACTCTCCGGTCTCGATGGAAGGGAACCGCCGGGGAGCGGGGTCGACGAAATCCGTCGGCCCGGTCGACCTGGTTCCCGCTCCCACACCCTGCATGGAGATCATCAAGATGAAGAACAACCGGATGGCCCTGGCCACGGCGCTGGTGTGCCTCGGTCTCGCGACCGCCGCCTGCAGCGGGGAAACCCCCGCGGAGCAGGCCCCGTCGAGCTCGAACTCCACCGAGGCGGCTCCCGCCAGCGGCGCGCCCCAGTCGGGTTCCGTGGCGACGGTGGCCACCGGGGCCCCCGCGCCATCGTCGGTGCCCGCCGCCGAGCCCGAGCCGCCGC is drawn from Actinokineospora alba and contains these coding sequences:
- a CDS encoding YbaB/EbfC family nucleoid-associated protein, with product MEIDIDHELDTVVRRVEQTEQRAQRIGPVTGQAASGDGAITVEVRPGGLLSEVKLTPAALSSGSDALAAQIMALAERATRRAGANMHAALAPVLGPEGEKHLTSLGYEPDDEDDDEAFDTPLGHQQRRRVR
- a CDS encoding adenosine deaminase; translation: MSKHVETPVTPEAIVTAPKVLLHDHLDGGLRPGTVIDLAEANGYSDLPATDVDALGTWFRDAADSGSLVRYLETFAHTCGVMQDEAALVRVAAECAEDLAADGVVYAEVRYAPELFTERGMELDAIVEAVQAGFREGERRAAAAGRTIRIGTLLCAMRQNARSLEIAELAVRYRDAGVVGFDIAGPEAGFPPTRNLDAFEYLRQQNAHFTIHAGEAFGLPSIWEAIQHCGAERLGHGVRIVDDIKVSADGSVHLGRLASYVRDRRIPLEMCPSSNLQTGAATSIGEHPIGLLTSLRFRVTVNTDNRLMSGCSMSSEMAALVEAFDYGWSDLQWFTINAMKSAFIGFEERLAIINDVIKPGYAKLMGH
- a CDS encoding primosomal protein codes for the protein MAQDIVPIELGLPQGDVVTLWAPRWREDGEEWEAFLGHEDDLYGFPDAAHLAAFVRTTEEHDLSDHPAWHLVPALSVAELMPDDAHQYDLVGVPELVADEPDTWVISELADIVAIVRSLADVCELDEVHEVLNSADGFSVLDQGTFPFTGRDGERLWTDLAETIAERWDEVLDALDSVVTAPEVDETALEKSAEELVAFHAEAAEAAAEDDDLEPVDAEADDDAVEAAEEEAPPTFWSEVGIDPIKIITDGSEYYTLRCYLDDEPIFLGSDGKIDVATSARGLAKFLANGDHSENDIAEVSTWDAVAAKATDGSLDLEVETDNTYVLQGLGDDLAEGVDAVDPVQLDLAVELLTDTADWAGDESVGEALNQSESLGWLVSFILAPDPTRMAPSAPFDKESATWNKLVQDFEDRLRTH
- a CDS encoding TetR/AcrR family transcriptional regulator, whose translation is MAEQTSTGLPRSIEAAWGLGERPSRGPKPGLTLGRIVAAAITVADTEGLDALSMSRVAKELGSSAMSLYRYVTAKDELLTLMVDAGYGPPPEPSPDDWRAGLTNWARAEFLALITRPWLVQVPIAGPPVTPNQLGWLESGLKSLSRTGLDAAEKMSAILLVTGYSRNAATLAIQVVAPPGEQIMPDYAAVIRKLIDPNTFPELTAVVDSGIFDADDDHSAEFDFGLDRILDGVAALLPKGAASRE
- a CDS encoding MFS transporter, producing MNDNLVAGRKEWIGLAVLVLPCLLVSMDVSVLFFALPFISADLGPTATQQLWIMDAYGFVLAGLLITMGAVGDRIGRRKLLLIGAAAFGVASVAAAYSNSAELLILTRGLLGLAGATLMPSTLALIRNMFHDAAQRKTAIAVWTAGLTLGATIGPIVGGFLLDHFWWGSAFLINVPAMALLLVVGPLLLPEFRAPESGRFDLAGAGMSLVAMIAVIYGIKQLAVDGLALDSVAALILGLALGAVFIHRQRTTANPLVDLALFANRTFSAAVTVSVVSMFCFIGITLFTNQYLQLVLGMSPIKAALWSLAVMPGVMVCMTISGMLANKVHVSKLVTSGLVVLASAFVVLTQVRADSPLWLVLVGSGLVAGGVLMTVSLLADLILTAAPAEQAGAASAVSETGSELGAALGMAILGSVGAAIYHADMAGRVGSLPADLARIAQETLGGAVASGDPTVITAARIAFTEGFTITAMFGAVVVALTAAFAYRTLRHVPAPAKKAEPVAA
- a CDS encoding thymidine phosphorylase, producing MERFSAVDVIRAKRDGARLSDDQIDWVIDAYTRGAVADEQMSALAMAVFLNGMDTDETARWTAAMVDSGETLTLHSDRPTVDKHSTGGVGDKITLPLAPLVAACGAAVPQLSGRGLGHTGGTLDKLESIPGWRARLTTEEILAQLRDVGAVVCAATEGLAPADRKLYALRDVTGTVESIPLIASSIMSKKIAEGADALVLDVKFGSGAFMKTADDARALAKALVGIGVSRGLKISALITDMSIPLGRAVGNAVEVAESIEVLRGDGPADVVELTLALAREMLDLAGLSDVDPGRMLASGEAYETWARMIRAQGGDPEAPLPEPKHVHVIKADRDGVVTKLDAYAVGVAAWRLGAGRARKEDPVQAAAGILCHAKPGESVRAGDPVLELRTDTPEAVDAALSTLVGSYEIGDTAPEIGPLILETLRP
- a CDS encoding YbaB/EbfC family nucleoid-associated protein, producing the protein MTEREPIRRSTKQLIEDGRARQEAMANIDTVLAGVRGTAYDNHQSVRVTVDGRGKLLELWLRQDAVRWGADQLGRLIVMVAQAAMDQATQAGYNKLGPILGDNMTYAIELISGRSAPARNPQARGITAEEFQRRRDERMANGPTKAEPVEDDGFDPDDPLSFDLSSLRSDR